The following are from one region of the Nicotiana tomentosiformis chromosome 7, ASM39032v3, whole genome shotgun sequence genome:
- the LOC104101836 gene encoding uncharacterized protein, which produces MSVNTQQAFQRVINMQREHGFFIVALMEPFQNCRHIQRYRIRLGMDAVMSNINGKIWLLFDVVIEWEDSLYYLASDMELPWIVGGDFNFVMSEAEKLGGLPVYLPEYEDFVFCVNSCRLFDLGYKGIPFTWWNGKPNSECIFKRLDRIFVNLPFQNLFPSIEVEHLIRTCSDHAPLLMSCGEEEMQFIDIREDIVRVKEMLFEDDPTIENRIVLQKAQDELTKYISIGEQYWKQKESMNWFAEGDRNTSFFHNHVNGKRQKLQLKRIHNGDGGWLESQVLMADAVVDIFKKYFTHEGDPTSFELLNNVNNMVTMDQNLELCKFPTIEEVKGADFALSGDSASGPDGFTGLFYQQCWDIVG; this is translated from the exons ATGTCTGTCAATACACAGCAGGCCTTTCAGAGGGTGATCAATATGCAAAGAGAACATGGGTTTTTCATTGTTGCATTGATGGAACCATTTCAGAATTGTAGACATATTCAGAGATACAGAATAAGGTTAGGTATGGATGCTGTTATGTCAAATATTAATGGTAAAATTTGGTTGTTGTTTGATGTTGTGATTGAATGGGAG GATAGCCTGTATTACTTGGCAAGTGATATGGAACTTCCTTGGATAGTTGGAGGAGACTTTAATTTTGTAATGAGTGAAGCTGAGAAGTTAGGTGGTCTACCAGTATATCTACCTGAGTATGAAGATTTTGTCTTTTGTGTGAACTCTTGTAGACTGTTTGATCTTGGATATAAAGGCATCCCCTTCACTTGGTGGAATGGTAAACCAAATTCTGAATGCATCTTCAAAAGGCTGGACAGGATCTTTGTAAATCTCCCATTTCAGAATCTTTTCCCAAGTATTGAAGTTGAGCATCTTATTAGGACATGCTCTGATCATGCCCCATTGTTGATGAGTTGTGGGGAAGAGGAAATGCAGTTT ATAGATATTAGAGAGGATATTGTCAGAGTGAAGGAGATGTTATTTGAAGACGATCCAACCATTGAGAATAGGATTGTCCTCCAAAAGGCACAAGATGAATTGACGAAGTATATTAGCATTGGGGagcagtattggaagcaaaaagAAAGTATGAACTGGTTTGCTGAAGGTGATAGGAACACAAGTTTTTTTCACAACCATGTGAATGGCAAGAGGCAGAAATTGCAGCTCAAAAGAATCCATAATGGAGATGGTGGTTGGTTGGAGTCTCAAGTTCTTATGGCTGATGCTGTAGtagatattttcaaaaaatatttcacaCATGAAGGGGATCCTACAAGCTTTGAATTACTTAATAATGTGAACAATATGGTGACTATGGATCAAAACTTGGAGCTTTGTAAATTTCCTACAATCGAAGAAGTCAAGGGTGCAGATTTTGCATTAAGTGGAGACAGTGCCAGTGGCCCTGATGGTTTTACTGGATTGTTTTATCAACAATGTTGGGACATTGTAGGGTAG
- the LOC138896164 gene encoding uncharacterized protein — MYFERAWMELSKGRWESRSHGLGKAVAIRPPSGEEEVTALRFRCCEAFLRIQEEHEAEVLNLVEKSDTYKLLSEKLQADLARKRFEQIGQLQTQVNTIQVKAEEFKKNMDILASKEKIIQAQLESAETQLQAMKEKASVQVEKIKELQRWLDLAVSDKANLADELEGARSEVAVARSEVCEANKRADAKVAQFRIDLEVNQVKAKGMVEHAKWHSRKEALEWVQAQGFNIMVEIEKDRLEEAMAQNLAFLKEDSESSSESEGREDSEDRDATPDEDQAS; from the exons ATGTACTTCGAGCGTGCTTGGAtggaattatcaaagggtcgatgggagtcCCGCAGTCATG GTCTTGGGAAGGCTGTTGCCAtaaggcccccatctggtgaagAAGAAGTCACTGCTCTAAG GTTTCGGTGTTGCGAGGCTTTCCTCCGAATCCAGGAGGAGCATGAGGCTGAGGTTCTGAACCTCGTTGAGAAGAGTGACAcatacaagcttcttagtgagaagcttcaggCAGATTTG GCCCGAAAGAGGTTCGAACAAATCGGACAACTCCAAACGCAGGTCAATACGATACAGGTTAAGGCGGAAGAATTCAAAAAGAACATGGACATTCTAGCCTCGAAAGAGAAGATCATCCAAGCTCAACTGGAGTCGGCCGAGACCCAGCTCCAAGCTATGAAAGAGAAAGCCTCGGTGCAGGTCGAGAAGATCAAGGAGCTTCAGCGTTGGTTGGATTTGGCCGTTTCTGATAAGGCAAACTTGGCCGATGAACTCGAAGGGGCCAGATCCGAGGTGGCCGTAGCCAGATCTGAGGTGTGCGAGGCCAACAAaagagctgatgctaaagtggcccagtttagGATCGATCTCGAAGTCAACCAGGTAAAGGCCAAgggcatggtcgaacatgcaaaatGGCATTCTCGAAAGGAAGCCCTCGAATGGGTTCAGGCCCAGGGCTTCAATATCATGGTTGAGATCGAAAAGGATAGATTAGAGGAAGCCATGGCCCAGAATCTAGCCTTCCTTAAGGAAGACTCCGAGAGTTCGAGTGAATCCGAAGGCAGAGAAGATTCAGAGGATAGAGATGCAACCCCCGATGAAGACCAAGCCTCTTAG